A section of the Triticum dicoccoides isolate Atlit2015 ecotype Zavitan chromosome 7A, WEW_v2.0, whole genome shotgun sequence genome encodes:
- the LOC119330465 gene encoding galactan beta-1,4-galactosyltransferase GALS1-like, with amino-acid sequence MKSAAVRKDAGGGIGGGAFGISCLDIKSFGASLVLFALIMALWQFHPYQPILAITRSSCPLIPPPSTAATAATTAVSFSNSTADRAAPAAAASATKASTLPSRPRDPNKRELRPYGSAAALFVQMGAYRGGPRTFAIVGLASKPAHVFSTPYFKCEWLPNPDPAGGPPPRPVRTKAYKMLPDWGYGRVYTTVVVNCTFPTNPNAGNRGGKLLVHAYYSTSSRRYERFVALEEAPGSYDGSRFQPPFPYEYFYCGSSLYGNISAPRMREWLAYHAYFFGPRSHFVLHDAGGVSPAVRAVLDPWVRAGRVTLQDIRAQAEYDGYYYNQFMVVNDCLHRHRHAANWTFFFDVDEYIYLPDGRSLEEVLGQLERYTQFTIEQNPMSSKLCVEDPTKAYSRQWGFEKLVFRNSITGVRRDRKYAIQARHAYSTGVHMSQNVYGRTTHKTESLIRYYHYHNTINVMEEPCREFVPKPTNGSKVMSEEVPFVYDDNMKRLAGDIKRFEEDTVGVVYS; translated from the exons ATGAAGTCCGCCGCCGTGAGGAAAGACGCTGGCGGCGGCATTGGCGGTGGCGCGTTCGGCATCTCCTGCCTCGACATCAAATCCTTCGGCGCCTCCCTCGTGCTCTTCGCCCTCATCATGGCGCTCTGGCAGTTCCACCCGTACCAGCCAATCCTCGCCATCACCCGCTCCTCCTGTCCCCTCATCCCTCCCCCATCTaccgctgccaccgccgccaccaccgcagTATCCTTCTCCAACTCCACAGCCGACAGAgccgcaccggccgccgccgccagcgcgaCAAAGGCGTCAACCTTGCCATCCCGGCCACGGGACCCCAACAAGCGGGAGCTCCGGCCGTACGGCAGCGCGGCGGCGCTGTTCGTCCAGATGGGCGCGTACCGGGGCGGGCCGCGCACATTCGCCATCGTGGGGCTGGCGTCCAAGCCGGCGCACGTCTTCAGCACCCCTTACTTCAAGTGCGAGTGGCTCCCCAACCCGGACCCGGCGGGCGGCCCGCCGCCGAGGCCCGTCCGGACCAAGGCGTACAAGATGCTGCCCGACTGGGGCTACGGCCGCGTCTACACCACCGTCGTCGTCAACTGCACGTTCCCGACCAACCCCAACGCCGGCAACCGCGGGGGAAAGCTCCTCGTCCACGCCTATTACTCCACCTCCTCCCGCCGGTACGAGCGCTTCGTCGCGCTCGAGGAGGCGCCGGGGTCCTACGACGGGTCCCGCTTCCAGCCGCCGTTCCCCTACGAGTACTTCTACTGCGGCTCCTCGCTCTACGGCAACATCAGCGCCCCGCGGATGCGGGAGTGGCTGGCCTACCACGCGTATTTCTTCGGCCCAAGGTCGCACTTTGTTCTCCATGACGCCGGCGGCGTCAGCCCGGCGGTCAGGGCGGTTCTGGATCCGTGGGTGAGGGCCGGCCGGGTCACTCTCCAGGACATCAGGGCGCAAGCAGAGTACGACGGGTACTACTACAACCAGTTCATGGTGGTGAACGACTGCCTCCACCGGCACCGCCACGCGGCGAACTGGACCTTCTTCTTCGACGTCGACGAGTACATCTACCTCCCCGACGGACGGTCGCTGGAGGAGGTGCTCGGCCAGCTCGAGCGGTACACGCAGTTCACCATTGAGCAGAACCCCATGTCCAGCAAGCTCTGCGTGGAGGATCCGACCAAGGCCTACTCGAG GCAGTGGGGGTTTGAAAAACTTGTTTTCCGTAATTCGATCACCGGAGTCAGGCGGGATCGCAAATACGCCATTCAAGCAAGGCATGCATACTCCACTGGTGTGCACATGTCGCAAAATGTGTACGGGAGGACGACCCACAAAACCGAAAGCTTGATCAGATACTACCATTATCACAACACGATCAATGTCATGGAGGAGCCTTGCCGGGAGTTTGTGCCGAAACCCACCAATGGCAGCAAGGTAATGTCCGAGGAGGTACCGTTCGTCTACGACGATAACATGAAGCGTTTGGCGGGTGATATCAAGCGCTTCGAGGAGGACACAGTTGGCGTGGTCTATTCATAG